From a single Populus nigra chromosome 18, ddPopNigr1.1, whole genome shotgun sequence genomic region:
- the LOC133678555 gene encoding L-idonate 5-dehydrogenase isoform X2, producing MRCASFVVKKPMVIGHECAGIIEEVGSEVKSLAVGDRVALEPGISCRRCNLCKEGRYNLCPEMKFFGSPPTNGSLANKVVHPANLCFKLPDNVSLEEGAMCEPLSVGVHACRRAQIGPETNVLIMGAGPIGLITLLASRAFGAPRVVIVDVDDCRLSIAKNLGADEIIHVSTNIQDVDEEVIKIQNAMGSGIDVSFDCVGYNKTMTTALNATQSGGKVCLIGLALTEMTVPLTPSAAREVDVIGIFRYRNTWPLCIEFLKTGKIDVKPLITHRFRFSQEEVEQAFETSAGGGNAIKVMFNL from the exons ATGAGATGTGCAAGCTTTGTTGTCAAGAAGCCAATGGTTATAGGACATGAATGTGCTGGGATCATAGAAGAAGTTGGGAGTGAAGTGAAGTCTCTAGCTGTTGGTGATCGAGTAGCATTGGAACCTGGAATCAGTTGCCGAAGATGCAATCTTTGCAAAGAAGGTCGCTACAATTTATGTCCAGAGATGAAGTTCTTTGGTTCTCCACCAACCAATGGCTCTCTAGCTAACAAG GTAGTGCATCCTGCGAATCTTTGTTTCAAACTACCAGACAATGTGAGCCTGGAGGAAGGAGCTATGTGTGAGCCCCTCAGTGTTGGTGTCCATGCCTGTCGCCGTGCACAAATTGGTCCTGAGACAAATGTATTGATCATGGGAGCAGGACCAATAGGCCTCATCACTTTGCTTGCTTCTCGTGCATTTGGCGCCCCTAGAGTGGTGATTGTTGACGTTGATGATTGCCGTTTATCCATTGCAAAGAATCTTGGTGCAGATGAGATCATTCATGTCTCAACAAATATTCAG GATGTAGATGAAGAGGTAATAAAGATACAAAATGCTATGGGTTCAGGAATTGATGTGAGCTTTGATTGTGTTGGATACAACAAAACCATGACTACAGCCCTGAATGCCACTCAATCAGGTGGTAAAGTTTGCCTTATTGGTTTGGCCCTGACTGAGATGACTGTCCCTCTTACCCCATCAGCTGCAAG GGAGGTGGATGTTATTGGCATATTCCGGTACAGGAACACATGGCCACTCTGTATTGAATTCTTGAAAACCGGCAAGATTGATGTTAAGCCTTTGATAACTCACAGATTTAGGTTCTCACAAGAGGAGGTAGAACAAGCCTTTGAGACTAGTGCTGGTGGTGGCAATGCCATTAAGGTCATGTTTAACCTGTAA
- the LOC133678556 gene encoding sorbitol dehydrogenase, with translation MGKGGMSHGETKDGEEENMAAWLLGVNTLKIQPFKLPCLGPHDVRVRMKAVGICGSDVHYLKTMKCAHFVVKEPMVIGHECAGIIEEVGSEIKSLVPGDRVALEPGISCWRCNLCKEGRYNLCPDMKFFATPPVHGSLANQVVHPADLCFKLPDNVSLEEGAMCEPLSVGVHACRRANIGPETNVLVMGAGPIGLVTLLAARAFGAPRIVIVDVDDYRLSVAKDLGADEIVKVSTSLQDVDQEVVLIHQAMGTGVDVTFDCAGFNKTMSTALSATRPGGKVCLVGMGHNEMTVPLTPAAAREVDVIGIFRYKNTWPLCIEFLSSGKIDVKPLITHRFGFSQKEVEEAFETSASGSTAIKVMFNL, from the exons ATGGGCAAAGGAGGGATGTCACATGGGGAAACCAAAGATGGAGAAGAGGAGAACATGGCCGCTTGGCTTCTTGGTGTCAATACTCTCAAGATTCAGCCTTTCAAGCTCCCTTGTCTTG GACCCCATGATGTTAGAGTAAGAATGAAAGCTGTTGGTATCTGTGGAAGTGATGTTCACTATCTTAAG ACCATGAAGTGTGCACATTTTGTAGTGAAAGAGCCAATGGTCATTGGGCATGAGTGTGCTGGGATCATAGAGGAGGTTGGAAGTGAGATTAAGAGTCTTGTGCCTGGAGACCGTGTGGCATTGGAACCTGGGATTAGTTGCTGGCGATGCAACCTTTGCAAAGAGGGTCGATACAATCTATGCCCTGATATGAAGTTCTTTGCAACTCCACCGGTTCACGGGTCTCTTGCCAATCAG GTGGTGCATCCTGCAGACCTATGTTTTAAACTGCCAGATAATGTCAGCTTGGAGGAAGGGGCAATGTGTGAGCCTTTAAGTGTTGGAGTTCATGCTTGCCGTCGAGCTAATATTGGTCCAGAAACAAATGTGTTGGTCATGGGAGCTGGACCCATAGGACTTGTTACACTGCTAGCAGCTCGTGCTTTTGGAGCACCCAGAATTGTCATTGTGGATGTGGACGACTACCGTTTATCTGTCGCCAAGGATCTTGGTGCTGATGAAATTGTTAAAGTTTCAACAAGTCTTCAG gatgTAGATCAAGAAGTGGTATTGATACATCAAGCTATGGGGACTGGAGTGGATGTCACCTTTGATTGTGCAGGCTTTAACAAAACCATGTCAACAGCCCTGAGTGCCACTAGGCCAGGAGGAAAAGTTTGCCTTGTAGGGATGGGTCACAATGAGATGACTGTCCCTCTAACTCCAGCTGCTGCAAG GGAGGTTGATGTCATCGGTATCTTCCGCTACAAGAACACATGGCCACTATGCATTGAGTTTTTGAGTAGTGGTAAAATCGACGTAAAACCCCTGATAACTCACAGGTTTGGATTCTCCCAGAAGGAGGTTGAGGAAGCTTTT
- the LOC133678555 gene encoding L-idonate 5-dehydrogenase isoform X1, giving the protein MAHGGGGGADVMACKQEEQEVENKAAWLLGIKTLKIQPYHLPPLGPLDVKVRIKALGICGSDVHHFKTMRCASFVVKKPMVIGHECAGIIEEVGSEVKSLAVGDRVALEPGISCRRCNLCKEGRYNLCPEMKFFGSPPTNGSLANKVVHPANLCFKLPDNVSLEEGAMCEPLSVGVHACRRAQIGPETNVLIMGAGPIGLITLLASRAFGAPRVVIVDVDDCRLSIAKNLGADEIIHVSTNIQDVDEEVIKIQNAMGSGIDVSFDCVGYNKTMTTALNATQSGGKVCLIGLALTEMTVPLTPSAAREVDVIGIFRYRNTWPLCIEFLKTGKIDVKPLITHRFRFSQEEVEQAFETSAGGGNAIKVMFNL; this is encoded by the exons ATGGCAcatggaggtggtggtggtgctgaTGTTATGGCATgcaaacaagaagaacaagaagtaGAGAACAAGGCTGCTTGGCTTCTTGGGATCAAAACCCTAAAGATTCAGCCTTACCATCTTCCTCCTCTTG GTCCTCTTGATGTTAAAGTAAGGATCAAAGCACTTGGTATATGTGGAAGTGATGTTCATCACTTCAAG ACAATGAGATGTGCAAGCTTTGTTGTCAAGAAGCCAATGGTTATAGGACATGAATGTGCTGGGATCATAGAAGAAGTTGGGAGTGAAGTGAAGTCTCTAGCTGTTGGTGATCGAGTAGCATTGGAACCTGGAATCAGTTGCCGAAGATGCAATCTTTGCAAAGAAGGTCGCTACAATTTATGTCCAGAGATGAAGTTCTTTGGTTCTCCACCAACCAATGGCTCTCTAGCTAACAAG GTAGTGCATCCTGCGAATCTTTGTTTCAAACTACCAGACAATGTGAGCCTGGAGGAAGGAGCTATGTGTGAGCCCCTCAGTGTTGGTGTCCATGCCTGTCGCCGTGCACAAATTGGTCCTGAGACAAATGTATTGATCATGGGAGCAGGACCAATAGGCCTCATCACTTTGCTTGCTTCTCGTGCATTTGGCGCCCCTAGAGTGGTGATTGTTGACGTTGATGATTGCCGTTTATCCATTGCAAAGAATCTTGGTGCAGATGAGATCATTCATGTCTCAACAAATATTCAG GATGTAGATGAAGAGGTAATAAAGATACAAAATGCTATGGGTTCAGGAATTGATGTGAGCTTTGATTGTGTTGGATACAACAAAACCATGACTACAGCCCTGAATGCCACTCAATCAGGTGGTAAAGTTTGCCTTATTGGTTTGGCCCTGACTGAGATGACTGTCCCTCTTACCCCATCAGCTGCAAG GGAGGTGGATGTTATTGGCATATTCCGGTACAGGAACACATGGCCACTCTGTATTGAATTCTTGAAAACCGGCAAGATTGATGTTAAGCCTTTGATAACTCACAGATTTAGGTTCTCACAAGAGGAGGTAGAACAAGCCTTTGAGACTAGTGCTGGTGGTGGCAATGCCATTAAGGTCATGTTTAACCTGTAA